Proteins from a single region of Desulfovibrio sp. Huiquan2017:
- a CDS encoding response regulator, producing MPSLHKIRRKRSLVQHLTTSLVVVVVLSSLAISSIIFVLLFQKSEAQFKQRADEALTHLANSLESYLWHMEEESVVNLCNTFANIDIVVFIEVRDHRGNDIYRFGEITPGETIVREKRISYDNIEVGVVRLGLTQAIFREKVFETTWISLISLLSVVIVLGLSTRVVLNRGLRLPLGQLIRRIEGLSAGEYGELAEEEQEGFQEVQLILSKFNEMAAQIHLRETELRESEVKYRRLFETSIEGIVMVDASEHISQVNRIFADMLGYTEEELTGMFVPDIIHGDDQKNHARELEKRRAGQASQYERRFVRRDGSEVWTLISASPQFDAEGIFCGVFAMITDITPLRIAQANLKTAYDELEKRVVERTDELNKTNRLLTSEIHIRKQTEKEIIKAKDAAEKATKAKSEFLANMSHEIRTPMNAIIGMTHLIKMTELTATQRDYLNKIDISAKSLLGIINDVLDLSKIEAGMLTVESVGFKLEQVLEQLTTIVSPRANEKKLEFLISVGADVPPAVQGDPMRLAQILINLCNNAVKFTDKGSVVVGISTVKKDANNATLRFSVRDDGIGIKPEKIQELFQPFTQADASTTRKYGGTGLGLSLCKQLVDLMGGTIGAESEFGKGSLFWFEATFPVFHEETESATLPQELQGMPALVVDDNPTSRIILKGMLEYMGLSVTTAKSGAEALDILRADGNEAAYKLLVVDWRMPEMDGLETAERILKDEAITVKPPMFMVSAYGNASLVKRTNELGFRGLLFKPVNQSFLFNLVVETLGKGMVTLNEAVRPEEALDRLAGKRVLLVEDNEINRQVAQEILASIGVDVSEAHNGQAALEFLEEHDVDLILMDIQMPVMDGHEATRRIRSQARFKDLPIIAMTAHAMLADIEKSKEVGMNGHIAKPFDPDDLFAVLTKWLVKGDEQAAASAAPGRHPEPPSGNADALPAMMDGIDVQLGLRRARGNEKLYRTLLLLLDEKYANAAELIGEQLAAGDIDAAVALAHSVKGTSGMLGAMGLFEAAGELEKALDQRETETAEQLAAFTVRLDEVVRSIGELKRAGGKEPDFPQHGEVAPREELLASLDGLRLPLSQGAPVDCRERGEAVRKLVWPTEVQTEVAQLLKLIAEYDFKKGLALLEELETALKLELTDSDG from the coding sequence ATGCCATCGTTGCATAAAATCAGGAGAAAGCGTTCCCTGGTGCAACACCTGACCACAAGTCTTGTGGTCGTGGTGGTGCTCTCCTCCCTCGCCATTTCCTCGATCATTTTCGTCCTCCTGTTTCAAAAATCCGAGGCCCAGTTCAAACAGCGGGCCGACGAGGCCTTAACCCACCTGGCCAACAGCCTGGAATCCTACCTCTGGCACATGGAAGAGGAATCCGTCGTCAACCTGTGCAACACCTTCGCCAACATCGACATAGTGGTTTTCATCGAAGTCCGGGATCATCGCGGCAACGATATCTACCGCTTCGGCGAGATCACGCCGGGCGAGACCATCGTCAGAGAAAAGCGTATCAGCTACGATAACATCGAAGTCGGCGTGGTCCGTCTCGGTTTGACCCAGGCCATTTTTCGCGAGAAGGTTTTTGAGACCACCTGGATCAGTCTGATTTCCCTGCTGTCCGTGGTGATTGTCCTCGGCCTGTCCACCCGGGTCGTTCTCAACCGGGGGTTGCGCCTGCCGCTCGGGCAGCTCATCCGGCGCATCGAGGGGTTGTCCGCCGGTGAGTACGGCGAACTCGCGGAGGAAGAGCAGGAGGGGTTCCAAGAGGTCCAGCTCATTCTCTCCAAATTTAACGAGATGGCCGCCCAGATTCATTTGCGGGAGACCGAACTGCGCGAGAGCGAGGTGAAGTATCGCCGTCTGTTCGAGACGAGCATTGAGGGCATCGTCATGGTCGATGCGTCGGAACACATCTCCCAGGTCAACCGGATTTTCGCTGACATGCTCGGCTATACCGAAGAGGAACTGACGGGCATGTTCGTGCCGGATATCATTCACGGTGACGACCAGAAGAATCACGCGAGGGAGCTTGAGAAGCGTCGCGCCGGGCAGGCCTCCCAGTACGAGCGGCGATTTGTACGCCGGGACGGCTCCGAGGTCTGGACCCTTATTTCGGCCAGCCCCCAGTTCGATGCTGAAGGGATTTTCTGCGGGGTGTTCGCCATGATCACGGACATCACTCCCCTGCGTATCGCCCAGGCCAATCTCAAGACCGCCTACGACGAATTGGAGAAGCGGGTGGTCGAGCGCACGGACGAGCTGAACAAGACCAACCGGCTGCTCACCTCGGAGATCCACATCCGCAAGCAGACCGAGAAGGAGATCATCAAGGCCAAGGATGCGGCGGAGAAGGCCACCAAGGCCAAGAGCGAGTTCTTGGCCAACATGAGCCATGAAATACGCACACCCATGAACGCCATCATCGGTATGACTCACTTGATCAAGATGACCGAGCTGACCGCCACTCAGCGGGACTACCTGAACAAGATCGACATTTCGGCAAAGTCTCTGCTCGGCATCATCAACGATGTGCTCGACCTGTCCAAGATCGAGGCGGGCATGCTCACCGTGGAGTCCGTGGGGTTCAAGTTGGAACAGGTCCTCGAACAGTTGACCACCATCGTCTCGCCCCGGGCCAACGAAAAGAAGCTCGAATTTCTCATCAGCGTGGGCGCGGACGTGCCGCCCGCCGTTCAGGGCGATCCCATGCGGCTGGCCCAGATCCTCATCAATCTATGCAACAACGCCGTCAAGTTCACCGACAAGGGGTCCGTGGTGGTGGGCATCTCCACCGTGAAAAAGGACGCGAACAACGCCACGTTGCGTTTCTCGGTCAGGGATGACGGCATCGGCATCAAGCCTGAAAAAATCCAGGAACTCTTCCAGCCCTTCACCCAGGCGGACGCCTCCACCACCCGGAAATACGGAGGCACCGGACTGGGCTTGAGCCTGTGCAAACAACTGGTGGACCTCATGGGCGGCACGATCGGGGCGGAGAGCGAGTTCGGCAAGGGCAGTCTTTTCTGGTTCGAAGCCACCTTTCCCGTCTTCCACGAGGAGACGGAGAGCGCGACCCTGCCTCAGGAGCTCCAGGGCATGCCGGCCCTTGTGGTGGACGACAATCCCACTTCGCGGATCATCCTCAAGGGCATGCTCGAATACATGGGGTTGTCCGTGACCACGGCCAAGTCCGGGGCCGAGGCCCTCGACATCCTGCGCGCCGACGGGAACGAGGCCGCCTACAAGCTGCTGGTGGTGGACTGGCGCATGCCGGAAATGGACGGACTGGAGACCGCCGAACGGATTCTCAAGGACGAGGCCATCACGGTCAAGCCGCCCATGTTCATGGTCTCCGCCTACGGCAACGCCTCCCTGGTCAAGAGGACCAACGAACTGGGGTTCCGAGGTCTGCTGTTCAAACCGGTGAATCAGTCCTTCTTGTTCAACCTTGTGGTGGAGACCTTGGGCAAGGGGATGGTCACCCTGAACGAGGCCGTCCGGCCGGAAGAGGCTCTGGACCGGCTGGCGGGCAAGCGCGTTCTGCTGGTGGAGGACAATGAGATCAACCGCCAGGTGGCCCAGGAAATTCTGGCCTCCATCGGGGTGGATGTCTCCGAGGCCCACAACGGCCAGGCCGCCTTGGAATTTCTTGAGGAGCACGACGTAGACCTGATCCTCATGGATATCCAGATGCCGGTCATGGACGGGCACGAAGCCACCCGGCGCATCCGCAGTCAGGCCCGTTTCAAGGATTTGCCGATCATCGCCATGACCGCCCATGCCATGCTTGCCGACATCGAGAAGAGCAAGGAAGTGGGCATGAACGGCCATATCGCCAAGCCCTTCGATCCGGATGACCTCTTCGCCGTCCTGACCAAGTGGCTGGTCAAGGGGGACGAGCAGGCGGCCGCTTCGGCAGCTCCGGGCCGACACCCCGAGCCTCCCTCCGGGAATGCCGACGCTCTTCCGGCCATGATGGACGGCATCGACGTGCAACTCGGCCTGCGTCGTGCCCGAGGAAACGAGAAGCTCTACAGAACGCTGCTGCTTTTGTTGGACGAGAAGTACGCGAACGCCGCCGAACTGATCGGGGAACAGCTAGCCGCTGGGGACATCGACGCGGCCGTGGCGCTCGCTCATTCGGTTAAGGGCACCTCGGGCATGCTCGGGGCAATGGGGCTGTTCGAGGCCGCCGGTGAGCTGGAAAAGGCTCTGGATCAGAGAGAGACGGAAACCGCCGAGCAATTGGCCGCCTTCACCGTCCGGCTGGATGAGGTTGTTCGGAGCATCGGCGAACTCAAGCGGGCCGGGGGCAAGGAACCTGATTTTCCGCAGCACGGGGAGGTCGCCCCGCGGGAGGAACTGCTGGCCAGCCTGGATGGGTTGCGGTTGCCGCTTTCCCAGGGAGCGCCGGTGGATTGCCGGGAGCGGGGCGAGGCCGTCAGGAAGTTGGTCTGGCCCACCGAGGTGCAGACCGAGGTGGCGCAGTTGCTCAAGCTCATCGCCGAATACGATTTCAAGAAGGGGCTGGCCCTCCTGGAAGAGCTGGAAACGGCGCTCAAGCTGGAGCTGACGGACTCGGACGGCTGA
- a CDS encoding dihydroorotate dehydrogenase codes for MDMQVNFGGLSLKNPVMTASGTFGSGLEFAPYGDLTRLGGIVAKGLSLKPREGNPMPRIAETPCGMLNAIGIQNPGVEHFVTKALPNLPWRKVAVIANLYACDAAEFGELAGVLAGEEGVAALEVNVSCPNVKEGGIAFGQDPAQITRVTEAVKKRAGNKHVMVKLSPNVTDIAVCAKAAEAGGADSLSLINTLSGMAVDIRNRKPRIANVIAGLSGPAVKPVALRCVHQAVHAVDIPVVGIGGISSAEDALEFLLVGAQAVQVGTANFLRPDFAFGLADAMESLLSEIGAKSLDEFRGSLQLPL; via the coding sequence ATGGATATGCAAGTTAATTTCGGCGGTCTTTCCCTCAAAAATCCGGTCATGACCGCGTCCGGGACCTTTGGCTCCGGTCTGGAATTCGCGCCCTATGGCGATCTGACCCGGCTGGGCGGCATCGTGGCCAAAGGGCTCTCGCTCAAGCCGCGTGAAGGCAACCCCATGCCGCGTATCGCCGAGACGCCGTGCGGCATGCTCAATGCCATCGGCATCCAGAACCCCGGGGTGGAACACTTCGTGACCAAGGCCCTGCCGAACCTGCCCTGGCGGAAAGTGGCCGTGATCGCCAACCTGTACGCCTGCGACGCCGCCGAGTTCGGCGAGTTGGCCGGGGTGCTGGCGGGCGAGGAGGGCGTGGCCGCGTTGGAGGTCAACGTCTCCTGCCCCAACGTCAAGGAGGGAGGCATCGCCTTCGGCCAGGACCCTGCCCAGATCACCCGGGTCACCGAAGCGGTCAAGAAGCGGGCCGGGAATAAACACGTCATGGTCAAGCTTTCGCCCAACGTGACCGACATCGCGGTCTGCGCGAAGGCCGCCGAAGCGGGGGGGGCGGATTCGTTGTCGCTGATCAACACCTTGTCGGGTATGGCCGTGGACATCCGCAACCGTAAACCGCGCATCGCCAACGTCATCGCCGGGTTGTCCGGCCCGGCAGTCAAGCCCGTGGCCCTGCGTTGCGTGCACCAGGCCGTGCATGCCGTGGACATCCCGGTGGTCGGCATCGGCGGCATCAGCTCTGCCGAGGACGCCCTGGAATTCCTGCTGGTGGGTGCGCAGGCCGTGCAGGTCGGGACCGCCAATTTCCTGCGTCCGGACTTCGCTTTTGGCCTGGCCGACGCCATGGAGAGCCTGCTTTCCGAGATCGGGGCCAAGAGTCTGGACGAGTTCCGGGGAAGCTTGCAACTTCCGCTCTAG
- a CDS encoding dihydroorotate dehydrogenase electron transfer subunit, protein MSLRNCRSVKVLKVSPVGQSKTAGAFFELTLERPDWDGWKPGQFVMIRPVAWELDMVWGRPFSISSGDETSITLFIQAVGRGTRRIAELEPGDMVTMWGPLGNSFAVEPDTPTLLLAGGIGIAPFRGYVEQHPQPGNLDLFLAHRLPLDCYPYELLSRTVESRCMLEAEPSDLDCIIETMRGLIEEYAGRNGLVLACGPTPFMRTVQRFAGEYGGRAQVSLENRMACGVGACLGCVTKDGAGHHVQVCTRGPVFWTDNVEL, encoded by the coding sequence ATGTCCTTGAGGAATTGTCGCAGTGTCAAGGTATTGAAAGTATCCCCGGTCGGTCAATCAAAAACGGCGGGCGCGTTTTTCGAATTGACGCTGGAACGCCCGGACTGGGACGGGTGGAAACCCGGCCAGTTCGTCATGATCCGGCCCGTCGCCTGGGAACTCGACATGGTTTGGGGACGGCCCTTTTCCATCAGTTCGGGCGATGAAACATCCATAACCCTGTTCATCCAGGCCGTGGGGCGGGGCACCCGGCGCATCGCCGAGTTGGAACCCGGCGACATGGTGACCATGTGGGGGCCGCTTGGCAACTCCTTTGCCGTGGAGCCGGATACGCCGACCCTGTTGCTTGCCGGGGGCATCGGCATCGCACCTTTTCGCGGATATGTCGAGCAACATCCGCAACCCGGCAATCTGGACCTGTTTCTGGCTCATCGCCTGCCGTTGGACTGTTACCCCTATGAACTCCTGTCTCGGACCGTGGAAAGTCGGTGCATGCTGGAAGCGGAACCGTCCGACCTGGATTGCATTATCGAGACCATGCGGGGGCTGATTGAGGAGTATGCCGGGCGGAATGGGCTGGTCCTGGCCTGCGGGCCCACGCCGTTTATGCGCACGGTGCAGCGGTTCGCCGGGGAGTACGGGGGCCGGGCCCAGGTGTCCCTCGAAAACCGTATGGCCTGTGGTGTAGGCGCGTGCCTGGGGTGCGTGACCAAGGACGGCGCGGGACATCACGTGCAGGTCTGCACGCGCGGACCGGTGTTTTGGACGGACAACGTGGAGCTTTAG
- a CDS encoding peptidase U32 family protein has protein sequence MSTKHIPEIMAPAGDGNAFLAAVAAGADAVYVGLKHFSARMQAQNFSISELARLASLGRDRGTKTYVAMNTLVKPQDVESAGRLIDRLQKNVKPYALIVQDLAMLTLAKQAGFTGELHLSTLSNVTHPDGLAVARKLGASRVVLPRELNLDEVKLMAEACPKDLDLEIFVHGALCHCVSGRCYWSSYLGGKSGLRGRCVQPCRRLYTTGKDQPERLFSCSDLSLDVLTKPLLDMNRVVAWKIEGRKKGPHYVYYTVKAYQMLRDNPQDGAAKKTAMELLDQALGRPSSHSVFLPQRAFQPVQPKEETSSGRLIGEIRRDQKKLFFEPREQLEPGDLVRVGYEDQPGHRTLPIRRRVPKRGRIDIPFSKKQAGPPVPTGTKVFLVDRREPELMKQIKELERELDFFPAPEPKESTFTPTWPQAAPRKQSKSRARGGARPSTRSESVTLFRQPPTGRTWDRPAYWLERSVLGKVPSKIASRAQWWLPPVIWPGEDKKYRGLIKEAMRKGAREFVLNAPWQVGYFEDRPNATLTAGPFCNVANKLALDVLRGLGFSSAIINPELPFEDLQALSQNPPLPLGFVIKGLWPFGISRFLADSVPFDEAVKSPMNEVAFVRKYGQNNWIFPGWEVDLTKETRTLERLGYKTFVTMLEPWPRNVPRPKRTSEFNWRLKLL, from the coding sequence ATGAGCACTAAACATATACCTGAAATAATGGCCCCTGCCGGGGACGGAAACGCCTTTCTGGCGGCCGTCGCGGCCGGAGCCGACGCGGTCTACGTGGGGTTGAAACATTTCTCGGCCCGCATGCAGGCCCAGAACTTCTCTATCAGCGAGTTGGCGAGGCTGGCAAGCCTCGGCCGGGATCGCGGCACCAAGACCTACGTTGCCATGAACACCCTGGTCAAGCCCCAGGACGTGGAATCCGCCGGGCGGCTCATCGACCGCCTGCAAAAAAACGTCAAACCCTACGCCCTGATCGTCCAGGATCTGGCCATGCTGACCCTGGCGAAGCAGGCGGGCTTCACCGGCGAACTCCACCTGTCCACCCTGTCCAACGTGACCCACCCGGACGGGTTGGCCGTAGCCAGGAAGCTCGGGGCGAGCCGCGTGGTCCTGCCCCGCGAGCTGAATCTGGACGAGGTCAAGCTCATGGCCGAGGCGTGCCCCAAGGACCTGGACTTGGAGATATTCGTCCACGGCGCGTTGTGCCACTGCGTGTCTGGCCGCTGCTACTGGTCCAGCTACCTGGGCGGCAAATCCGGCCTGCGCGGCCGTTGCGTGCAGCCCTGCCGCCGCCTCTACACCACGGGCAAAGACCAGCCGGAACGGCTTTTCTCCTGCTCGGACCTCTCCCTGGATGTGCTGACCAAGCCGCTGCTCGACATGAACCGGGTGGTCGCTTGGAAGATCGAGGGACGCAAAAAGGGCCCGCACTACGTCTACTACACGGTGAAGGCCTACCAGATGCTCCGCGACAACCCGCAGGACGGAGCGGCCAAGAAAACCGCCATGGAGCTGCTCGACCAAGCCCTCGGACGGCCCTCCAGCCACTCCGTGTTCCTGCCCCAGCGCGCTTTCCAGCCGGTCCAGCCCAAAGAGGAAACAAGCTCCGGGCGGCTCATCGGCGAAATCCGGCGGGACCAGAAAAAACTCTTTTTCGAGCCGCGCGAACAACTCGAACCCGGTGACCTGGTGCGCGTAGGATATGAGGATCAGCCCGGCCACCGGACCCTTCCCATCCGCCGTCGCGTGCCCAAGCGCGGACGCATTGACATTCCCTTTTCCAAAAAACAGGCGGGCCCGCCCGTGCCCACGGGCACCAAAGTCTTTCTCGTGGATCGGCGCGAGCCCGAACTGATGAAACAAATCAAGGAACTGGAGCGGGAGCTTGACTTCTTCCCGGCCCCGGAGCCCAAGGAATCGACCTTCACTCCCACCTGGCCCCAGGCCGCTCCGCGCAAACAATCCAAATCCCGGGCACGGGGCGGCGCCCGGCCCAGCACCCGCTCCGAGTCCGTAACCCTGTTCCGGCAACCGCCCACGGGCCGGACATGGGACCGCCCCGCCTACTGGCTGGAACGGTCGGTCCTGGGCAAGGTGCCCTCCAAGATCGCGTCCCGCGCCCAATGGTGGCTGCCCCCGGTCATCTGGCCCGGCGAGGACAAGAAATATCGTGGGCTCATCAAGGAAGCCATGCGCAAGGGGGCCCGCGAGTTCGTGCTCAACGCCCCGTGGCAGGTCGGCTACTTCGAGGACCGCCCGAACGCGACCCTGACCGCCGGACCGTTCTGCAACGTGGCCAACAAGCTCGCCCTGGACGTGCTGCGCGGCCTGGGCTTTTCCAGCGCCATCATCAACCCGGAGCTGCCCTTCGAGGATCTCCAGGCCCTCAGCCAGAATCCGCCCCTGCCTCTGGGCTTTGTCATCAAAGGGTTGTGGCCCTTCGGCATCTCCCGATTCCTGGCCGATTCCGTGCCGTTTGACGAAGCCGTCAAATCGCCAATGAACGAAGTCGCCTTCGTGCGTAAGTACGGCCAGAACAATTGGATATTCCCGGGGTGGGAAGTGGACCTGACCAAGGAAACCCGCACCCTGGAACGGCTTGGCTACAAAACCTTCGTGACCATGCTCGAACCCTGGCCGCGCAATGTTCCCCGGCCCAAGCGGACCAGTGAATTCAACTGGCGGTTGAAACTGCTGTAA